From a single Sporosarcina oncorhynchi genomic region:
- a CDS encoding dihydrofolate reductase produces the protein MITLLVAHDLNRVIGVDNKMPWHIPEELGYFKKVTMGKAIVMGRKTFESIGKVLPGRLNIIITRNEEYSPEGAEVVHSLKEAIELGEKYSEEVVIIGGAEIFNLSMEIADKLYITVIQNEYDGDTYFPNYGEGWKVISESTEQHSADGIVYSYLVYERK, from the coding sequence ATGATTACATTGTTAGTTGCACATGATTTAAATCGTGTTATCGGGGTTGACAATAAAATGCCTTGGCATATACCTGAAGAATTAGGTTATTTTAAAAAAGTGACAATGGGAAAAGCCATTGTAATGGGTCGTAAGACGTTCGAGTCTATTGGGAAAGTACTGCCTGGAAGGTTGAATATTATCATTACACGAAATGAAGAATATTCGCCTGAAGGTGCCGAAGTTGTTCATTCGTTAAAAGAGGCAATCGAATTAGGTGAGAAATACTCTGAGGAAGTCGTCATTATCGGTGGGGCTGAAATTTTTAATCTATCAATGGAAATTGCGGATAAGTTATATATTACAGTGATACAAAACGAGTACGATGGAGATACTTATTTCCCTAATTATGGAGAAGGTTGGAAAGTTATTTCCGAATCGACGGAACAGCATTCGGCTGATGGAATCGTTTACTCATATCTTGTATATGAAAGAAAATAG
- the msrB gene encoding peptide-methionine (R)-S-oxide reductase MsrB, whose translation MKEDLKNKLTEIQYYVTQENGTERPFQNEYDSHFDEGIYVDVVSGKPLFSSLDKYDAGCGWPSFTKPIDSAEVTEHFDTTHGMRRTEVRSKTADSHLGHVFPDGPGPEGLRYCINSASMRFVPVNELDAEGYGDYRKLFED comes from the coding sequence ATGAAAGAAGATTTGAAAAACAAATTGACGGAAATCCAGTATTATGTAACACAAGAAAATGGCACAGAACGACCATTTCAAAATGAATATGATAGCCATTTTGATGAAGGCATCTATGTAGATGTCGTATCCGGAAAACCACTATTTAGCTCACTCGACAAATATGATGCAGGTTGCGGATGGCCTAGTTTCACAAAGCCAATTGATAGCGCGGAAGTGACAGAGCACTTTGATACAACGCATGGCATGCGAAGAACCGAAGTCCGCAGTAAGACAGCCGACTCCCATTTGGGACATGTATTTCCCGATGGCCCAGGGCCAGAAGGATTACGATATTGCATCAATTCTGCATCTATGCGATTCGTGCCTGTAAATGAACTTGATGCCGAGGGATATGGTGACTACCGTAAGTTATTCGAAGACTGA
- the msrA gene encoding peptide-methionine (S)-S-oxide reductase MsrA, which produces MTTQLATFAGGCFWCMVKPFDRYDGVLSVVSGYTGGDVPNPSYELVCTNTTGHREAVQITFDDSIISYEELLSIFWRQIDPTDAGGQFFDRGDSYKTAIYTHSEEQSALAMTSKQSLQDSGKFKQPIQTDILPAKTFYPAEEGHQDYYLKNPTHYNRYAVGSGRENFKKENWSDQQ; this is translated from the coding sequence ATGACAACACAATTAGCAACATTTGCTGGAGGGTGTTTTTGGTGCATGGTAAAACCGTTCGACAGATATGATGGTGTACTTTCTGTCGTATCGGGCTATACGGGTGGGGATGTACCCAATCCTTCTTATGAATTGGTTTGCACAAATACGACGGGTCATAGAGAAGCCGTCCAAATAACGTTTGACGATTCAATCATTTCATATGAAGAATTACTATCCATATTTTGGCGTCAAATTGACCCTACAGATGCAGGTGGACAATTTTTCGACCGCGGTGATTCTTATAAAACTGCCATATACACGCATTCCGAGGAACAAAGTGCGTTGGCAATGACATCCAAGCAAAGCTTGCAAGATTCAGGAAAGTTCAAGCAACCAATCCAGACAGATATTCTTCCAGCTAAAACGTTTTATCCTGCAGAAGAAGGTCATCAGGATTATTATCTTAAAAATCCAACTCACTATAATCGATATGCCGTAGGATCAGGCAGAGAGAACTTTAAAAAAGAGAATTGGAGTGATCAACAATGA
- a CDS encoding BrxA/BrxB family bacilliredoxin: MNAYDEYMKSIVKPMREELVQYGFTELTTAEAVEQTMDNIEGTALIVVNSVCGCAAGLARPAVREALNEVTEKPNHLLTVFAGQDKEATLMMRDYFPEVPPSSPSIAVWKDGKLAYFIPREQIENFEMEQIKEHLSGVLDQVSNK, encoded by the coding sequence ATGAATGCATACGATGAATATATGAAAAGTATTGTAAAACCGATGCGTGAAGAGCTTGTGCAATATGGTTTCACTGAACTGACGACTGCGGAAGCCGTCGAACAGACGATGGATAACATTGAAGGAACTGCACTGATTGTTGTGAACTCGGTTTGTGGTTGCGCAGCAGGACTAGCGAGACCAGCAGTGAGGGAAGCATTAAACGAAGTAACAGAAAAACCCAATCACTTATTGACGGTGTTTGCAGGACAAGATAAAGAAGCGACATTGATGATGAGAGATTATTTCCCGGAAGTTCCGCCAAGTTCGCCTTCTATCGCTGTATGGAAAGATGGTAAACTAGCGTATTTCATCCCACGGGAACAAATTGAGAATTTTGAAATGGAACAGATCAAAGAGCATCTTTCAGGAGTTCTAGATCAAGTCTCCAATAAGTGA
- the deoD gene encoding purine-nucleoside phosphorylase, with the protein MSIHINAKKGDIADTILLPGDPLRAKYIAETFLEDVTQYNEVRNMFGYTGTYKGKRISVQGTGMGVPSISIYITELMQEYDVQKLIRVGTCGAIQKDVHVRDVILAQSATTNSPINRTFFNGVDYAPTADFDLLLKAYNAGVEKGLDLKVGNVFTEDFFYNEHAEHEKLAQYGVLAVEMETAALYTLAAKFGRQALAVLTVSDHILTGEVTTSEERQTTFNEMIVVALDAAIQ; encoded by the coding sequence TTGAGCATACATATTAATGCGAAAAAAGGCGATATCGCTGATACGATACTTTTACCAGGAGATCCTTTGCGTGCTAAATATATCGCAGAGACATTTCTTGAAGATGTGACCCAATATAATGAGGTCCGAAATATGTTCGGATATACAGGCACATATAAAGGAAAACGTATTTCCGTACAAGGGACAGGAATGGGTGTACCTTCTATCTCAATCTACATAACGGAACTAATGCAGGAATACGATGTACAGAAACTGATTCGCGTAGGAACTTGCGGTGCAATCCAAAAAGATGTACATGTACGTGATGTAATTTTAGCGCAAAGTGCAACGACGAATTCACCAATCAACCGGACATTTTTTAACGGTGTCGATTACGCGCCGACAGCAGATTTCGATTTATTATTGAAAGCTTACAATGCAGGTGTTGAAAAAGGTCTGGACTTGAAGGTCGGGAATGTCTTCACGGAAGATTTCTTCTACAATGAGCATGCAGAACATGAGAAATTGGCGCAGTATGGCGTATTAGCAGTCGAAATGGAAACTGCTGCATTGTACACACTTGCTGCCAAATTTGGAAGACAGGCACTAGCCGTTCTTACAGTGAGTGATCATATTCTTACAGGTGAAGTGACAACTTCTGAAGAAAGACAAACGACATTCAACGAAATGATCGTTGTAGCTTTAGACGCAGCTATTCAATAA
- a CDS encoding virulence factor — protein MKIITIEPTPSPNSMKIVVDVSLPMGIGHNYKKEDTGKAPYPVSEILAIKGVKGIYHVMDFMAVERIGNVPWEDILAEVQAIFNDEQTVAVNVDDEVAVDNYGEVYVHVQTYKDIPLQVKVFDSESELRFGLSDRFARAMDEVHSAEVENYILLRKWADYGIRYGDKKEIGETVVSEVEAAYPEERLKEIIKQSKEGKSSAASEKVKVTLSEFENDEWERRFQLIDQMPDPDLTDLPLLDKALDDEKMSIRRLATVYLGMIEDEAVIPYVEKALTDKSWAVRRTAGDCMSDLGFTGFEAAAVRALQDKNKLVRWRAAMFLYEAGTEKALPELKAAEDDSEFEVKLQIRMAIARIAEGEEAKGSVWKQMTEARSDGNR, from the coding sequence GTGAAGATTATTACGATAGAACCTACACCAAGCCCGAACTCGATGAAAATAGTAGTGGACGTATCGCTTCCAATGGGAATCGGTCATAACTATAAGAAAGAAGATACTGGAAAAGCTCCTTATCCTGTTTCTGAAATTCTTGCCATCAAAGGTGTTAAGGGGATTTATCATGTAATGGATTTTATGGCTGTCGAGAGGATTGGTAATGTACCCTGGGAAGATATACTTGCGGAAGTACAGGCCATTTTCAATGATGAGCAAACCGTTGCAGTTAATGTGGACGATGAAGTCGCGGTTGATAATTACGGGGAAGTGTATGTCCATGTGCAAACGTATAAAGATATCCCTTTGCAAGTGAAGGTTTTTGACAGTGAGTCTGAATTGCGTTTTGGTTTAAGTGATCGCTTTGCACGCGCCATGGATGAAGTTCACAGTGCGGAAGTGGAAAACTATATCCTTCTGCGAAAATGGGCGGATTATGGCATACGTTATGGCGATAAAAAGGAAATCGGCGAAACAGTTGTTTCAGAAGTAGAAGCTGCTTATCCTGAAGAACGGTTAAAAGAAATCATCAAGCAATCTAAAGAAGGAAAGTCGTCTGCGGCTTCTGAAAAAGTAAAAGTGACGTTGTCGGAATTCGAAAATGATGAATGGGAAAGGAGATTCCAACTAATTGATCAGATGCCTGATCCGGACTTAACGGATTTGCCGTTGCTCGACAAAGCGCTCGACGATGAAAAAATGTCGATAAGACGACTAGCGACAGTATACCTCGGGATGATTGAAGATGAAGCAGTCATTCCTTATGTAGAAAAAGCACTGACAGACAAAAGTTGGGCAGTTCGCCGAACGGCGGGTGATTGCATGAGTGATTTAGGTTTCACAGGATTTGAAGCAGCTGCTGTAAGAGCCTTACAAGATAAAAACAAACTTGTGCGTTGGCGTGCGGCAATGTTTTTATATGAAGCGGGTACTGAAAAAGCACTGCCGGAACTAAAGGCAGCTGAGGATGATTCTGAATTCGAAGTGAAACTTCAAATTAGAATGGCGATTGCCCGTATAGCAGAAGGCGAAGAAGCGAAAGGTTCGGTATGGAAGCAAATGACAGAAGCTCGTAGTGATGGTAACAGATAA
- a CDS encoding YpmS family protein — protein sequence MNRWKIAFLGLVGLIIAGIVALVIFIESPGDSDPLPITERYSGNGSVLSVKASRDDLEGLANTYIGKAMKGEQLPVMMRIEDDVILHSELIAFSFKVPINMHFDPVVLADGNLLLKQTSMEIGPLDIPPETVLKLLRDSIKLPEWMVVRPKEEEIFINLAELPVSGNLHVRAKTLNLAEDDIVFEVTIPHE from the coding sequence TTGAACCGTTGGAAAATAGCTTTTTTAGGGCTGGTTGGCCTTATCATTGCCGGAATTGTAGCCTTAGTGATTTTTATAGAAAGTCCGGGTGACTCCGATCCATTGCCCATAACCGAAAGATATTCTGGAAATGGCAGTGTGTTAAGTGTAAAGGCATCGCGTGATGACTTGGAAGGACTGGCCAACACATATATCGGAAAAGCGATGAAAGGTGAACAATTGCCTGTAATGATGAGAATTGAAGATGACGTCATCCTGCATTCTGAACTGATTGCCTTCTCTTTTAAAGTTCCTATAAACATGCACTTTGATCCTGTCGTTCTAGCCGATGGAAATCTATTACTGAAACAGACCTCTATGGAAATTGGGCCGTTGGACATCCCTCCTGAGACTGTTTTAAAGCTTTTACGTGATTCGATCAAATTACCGGAATGGATGGTTGTCCGTCCGAAAGAAGAAGAGATTTTCATAAACCTCGCCGAACTTCCGGTTTCTGGAAACTTGCACGTAAGAGCGAAGACGTTAAACTTGGCAGAAGACGATATAGTATTTGAAGTTACTATTCCACATGAATAA
- a CDS encoding YpjP family protein translates to MKLHFQRLLISTVAVLTLGVISPNHEIWTNLQPKDDARESDFRASSKHELQLGLENSIFERDYDSVSSIENILFTPAKELAYLKFGSKIGPVIQPEFDEFIFPQIEEVISKTVLSFGGLDNRRLFIAEKPSGHYSEKIFHVTDKNDGSDLIRFHVRTEKRPQDGYFYNFHYHTADDGFTGHHSLGDIYWSKNTPPKWLS, encoded by the coding sequence ATGAAACTACACTTCCAGCGATTGCTTATTTCAACCGTTGCCGTCCTGACACTCGGCGTCATTTCGCCAAATCATGAAATATGGACAAATCTTCAACCGAAAGATGATGCGCGAGAATCGGATTTTCGTGCTTCCTCCAAACACGAATTGCAACTCGGCCTTGAAAATTCAATATTTGAACGCGATTACGATTCCGTTTCTTCTATTGAAAACATTCTATTCACCCCGGCTAAAGAATTGGCTTATTTGAAATTCGGATCAAAAATCGGCCCTGTTATCCAACCTGAATTTGACGAGTTCATTTTCCCGCAAATTGAAGAAGTTATAAGCAAAACAGTACTCTCTTTCGGAGGATTGGACAACAGACGTCTATTTATAGCAGAGAAACCGTCAGGACATTATTCCGAAAAGATTTTTCACGTAACCGACAAAAATGACGGTAGCGATCTAATCCGTTTCCACGTACGCACGGAAAAAAGGCCACAAGACGGTTATTTTTATAACTTTCATTACCACACTGCAGATGATGGTTTTACTGGCCACCATTCACTGGGTGATATCTATTGGTCAAAAAACACACCGCCGAAATGGTTATCCTAA
- the trhA gene encoding PAQR family membrane homeostasis protein TrhA produces MTEAFDYKNSKEELWNAITHGVGALLSIPALVLLILAGIEHGTARAVVSFTIFGVSMLLLFVMSTLLHSMPVKVKKLFSIFDHSAIYVLIAGTYTPFVLVTIQGALGWTLFGVIWGLAIAGILFKVFFIHKYEAVSLIFYIVMGWLIMAGIKPLYVNLPTEGFVLLVVGGLFYTFGSIFYAWRRIPYNHVIWHIFVMAGSAAMFFSVLFYV; encoded by the coding sequence ATGACTGAAGCTTTCGATTATAAAAACTCAAAAGAAGAACTTTGGAACGCTATCACCCACGGCGTAGGTGCCTTGCTCAGCATTCCTGCGTTAGTCCTCCTCATACTAGCAGGAATCGAACATGGGACGGCCAGAGCCGTCGTCAGTTTCACGATTTTCGGTGTATCCATGCTTCTGCTATTCGTAATGAGCACTCTCTTACATAGTATGCCTGTGAAGGTGAAAAAATTGTTCTCGATTTTCGATCATTCGGCGATTTATGTCCTGATTGCGGGAACGTATACACCCTTTGTTCTTGTAACGATACAAGGAGCATTAGGTTGGACCTTATTCGGCGTCATCTGGGGACTTGCAATCGCAGGTATACTATTCAAAGTATTTTTCATCCATAAATATGAGGCTGTTTCACTCATATTCTATATTGTAATGGGTTGGCTAATCATGGCTGGTATCAAACCGCTCTATGTCAACTTGCCTACTGAAGGATTCGTGCTTCTAGTCGTTGGTGGCTTATTCTATACATTCGGCTCTATCTTCTATGCTTGGAGAAGAATACCATATAACCACGTCATCTGGCATATATTTGTTATGGCTGGCAGTGCAGCAATGTTTTTCAGCGTCCTTTTCTATGTATAA
- a CDS encoding DegV family protein, giving the protein MKKIHIVTDSTADLIENYLTEYDIHVVPLTIHIDGDTYIDGVDIQPESFIEKMKGSHELPKSSQPATGVFKELYDRLGADGSEIISIHMTGGMSGTVKSAEAAASMTDSNVTVIDSMYISHALTFQVLEAAKLAKDGKSVQEIEERLAVVRKNTTLFVVVDMLDNLVKGGRIGKGKAMIGSLLNIKPIATLQDGVYTPVGKARSHKQVASFLFKAFKEDTAGKIIRSIGISHANGMAMAEPLMKMIEEFDWKDIKFSFTSPIISTHTGEGAIGFMYYTD; this is encoded by the coding sequence ATGAAAAAAATCCACATCGTCACGGACTCAACAGCAGATCTAATTGAAAATTACCTAACTGAATATGATATTCATGTCGTTCCTCTTACTATTCATATAGATGGGGATACCTACATAGACGGAGTCGATATACAACCTGAATCATTTATCGAAAAAATGAAAGGTAGCCATGAACTTCCGAAAAGTTCTCAACCTGCCACAGGTGTGTTCAAAGAATTGTATGATAGACTTGGCGCTGACGGTAGTGAAATTATTTCCATCCATATGACGGGCGGCATGAGCGGTACGGTAAAGTCAGCCGAAGCGGCAGCTTCGATGACTGATTCTAATGTGACGGTTATCGATTCGATGTATATTTCACACGCTTTGACTTTCCAAGTGTTGGAAGCGGCAAAGTTGGCGAAGGATGGAAAAAGCGTACAAGAGATTGAGGAACGATTAGCAGTCGTGCGCAAAAACACGACATTGTTTGTCGTTGTAGATATGTTGGATAATCTCGTAAAGGGTGGCCGAATTGGCAAAGGTAAAGCAATGATCGGTTCTTTGCTAAACATTAAACCGATTGCCACTTTACAGGATGGAGTCTATACACCTGTTGGTAAAGCTAGAAGTCATAAGCAAGTTGCTTCATTCCTGTTCAAGGCCTTTAAAGAAGATACGGCGGGTAAAATCATACGCTCCATAGGAATATCTCATGCAAATGGAATGGCAATGGCTGAGCCTCTTATGAAAATGATTGAAGAATTCGATTGGAAAGATATTAAATTTTCTTTCACATCACCAATTATCAGTACACATACCGGTGAAGGTGCAATCGGATTCATGTATTATACCGACTAA
- a CDS encoding class I SAM-dependent methyltransferase, with protein sequence MTTVITTAGRPDGKSVLLAEYAQRALGFRIVPRNKKSILRVQQEYNAHVLVAGKNRFEFFKIGMEKPFFFHPNSAAYRLKRLLKGGIDPLIEACDLQQGDEFLDCTLGLASDSIIASYKTGNSGRCIGIEADPTVAFITKYGLQHYLTESDALLHSMSSIEVVQNDAIDYLKLQRANSMDVVYIDPMFHAPIEESSNFTPLRQAGVHSNLTEEWVSEAYRVCRKRVVIKAHYDSIVFQDFGFIREERPNTKFHFGHLNK encoded by the coding sequence GTGACAACGGTTATTACTACAGCTGGACGACCTGACGGAAAGTCTGTTTTATTAGCAGAATATGCTCAACGTGCATTAGGTTTTCGAATCGTTCCTAGAAATAAAAAATCGATTTTACGCGTCCAGCAAGAATACAATGCACATGTTCTTGTTGCTGGTAAAAACCGGTTTGAGTTTTTCAAAATCGGCATGGAGAAACCATTCTTTTTTCATCCCAACTCAGCCGCGTACCGGTTGAAACGGTTATTGAAAGGTGGTATCGATCCACTCATTGAGGCGTGCGATCTTCAACAAGGTGATGAATTTCTGGATTGTACCCTTGGGCTAGCTTCAGATAGTATTATTGCCTCCTATAAAACAGGTAACAGTGGAAGGTGTATAGGTATAGAAGCTGATCCTACTGTCGCATTTATAACAAAATATGGTCTCCAGCACTATCTAACGGAATCAGATGCATTGCTGCATTCTATGTCTAGTATCGAAGTCGTACAAAATGATGCAATCGATTATTTGAAATTGCAGCGGGCGAATTCAATGGATGTCGTCTACATCGATCCGATGTTCCACGCACCTATTGAAGAATCGTCCAATTTCACTCCGCTTCGACAGGCGGGTGTCCATTCCAACCTGACAGAAGAATGGGTGAGCGAAGCGTATAGAGTATGCAGGAAACGTGTTGTCATCAAAGCCCATTATGATTCCATTGTTTTTCAAGATTTTGGATTCATTCGAGAAGAAAGACCGAATACAAAATTTCATTTTGGCCATTTGAATAAATGA
- a CDS encoding YozE family protein: MERSFYQFALAYRGGSKDDDHAVFAEAMFNDLAFPKNEKEFDPLSRYLEEKADPHMRSVIFDELYALYKERF; the protein is encoded by the coding sequence ATGGAGCGGTCATTTTATCAGTTTGCATTAGCTTATCGGGGCGGCTCTAAAGACGATGACCATGCAGTCTTTGCGGAAGCTATGTTCAATGATCTTGCATTTCCTAAAAATGAAAAAGAATTCGATCCACTTTCTCGTTACTTGGAAGAGAAGGCGGATCCTCACATGCGAAGTGTAATCTTTGATGAATTGTATGCTTTATATAAAGAGCGTTTTTGA
- a CDS encoding thymidylate synthase: MKQYLDLCTHILENGTVKQDRTGTGTKSVFGYQMRYNLQEGFPLMTTKKTAFRLIATELLWFLKGNTNIRTLIEDRNPIWDEWGFERWVKSDEYVGPDMTDFGRRSLEDEDFAAIYKVEMENYKKQIIEDDQFAERYGDLGPIYGKQWRSWTTGNEVIDQIDALIKGIKTNPDSRRHIVTAWNPSEVKDMALPPCHAMFQFYVADGKLSCQLYQRSADVFLGVPFNIASYALLVHLIAEECGLKVGEFVHTLGDAHIYLNHMEQVKEQLSRTPRELPTLRINLQDKSIFDLTIADIELEGYDPHPKIKAPIAV; the protein is encoded by the coding sequence ATGAAACAATACTTGGATTTATGCACACATATTCTTGAAAATGGAACAGTGAAACAAGATCGGACAGGGACAGGAACGAAAAGCGTATTTGGGTATCAGATGCGATATAATCTACAAGAAGGTTTTCCTTTGATGACAACGAAAAAAACTGCATTTCGTTTGATTGCAACTGAGCTATTATGGTTTCTAAAAGGCAATACAAACATTCGTACACTTATTGAAGATAGAAATCCAATATGGGATGAGTGGGGTTTTGAACGTTGGGTGAAAAGTGATGAGTACGTGGGTCCTGACATGACTGATTTCGGCAGACGAAGCTTGGAAGACGAGGATTTCGCGGCCATCTATAAAGTTGAGATGGAAAACTATAAAAAACAAATTATCGAAGATGATCAGTTTGCTGAACGATATGGAGATCTTGGGCCCATCTACGGAAAACAATGGAGATCTTGGACGACGGGCAACGAAGTTATTGATCAGATAGATGCTTTAATTAAAGGTATCAAGACAAACCCGGATTCCCGTAGGCATATCGTGACCGCATGGAATCCCTCTGAAGTGAAAGATATGGCTTTGCCACCTTGCCATGCTATGTTCCAATTTTATGTAGCTGACGGGAAGCTTTCCTGTCAACTTTATCAGAGAAGTGCGGATGTTTTCCTAGGTGTACCTTTCAACATCGCCTCGTATGCTTTGCTTGTTCATCTAATTGCAGAGGAATGTGGATTGAAAGTAGGGGAGTTTGTCCATACGCTAGGTGATGCACATATCTACTTGAATCATATGGAACAAGTGAAAGAGCAACTTTCAAGAACGCCAAGAGAGCTTCCAACATTGCGTATTAATCTTCAAGATAAAAGTATATTTGATTTGACAATTGCGGATATCGAGCTTGAAGGATATGACCCTCATCCTAAAATCAAAGCGCCAATCGCAGTATGA
- a CDS encoding GDSL-type esterase/lipase family protein: MRRVLFLLIFSLLLSGCSNNDIHETPLFSDRVYLSFENFEVRDYFIPETIYVIGLGDSLTQGVGDEYKREGYYGRVTLAMNDWKGVKKINSSNLAKRGRRSDQLLEQLDDPEIQKKIKKADVIYLTIGGNDIMKVVKKNLFKLESEQFYSELGKFENRLDQVFKTIRALNGDTAIFVVGLYNPFSIITDEKNEFETIIDDWNEAIEIQVVMDGKACFTPVNDLFVGNENLVYHTDFFHPNAKGYESMANRLIEKIDACGLADLTDGKLEMQR, encoded by the coding sequence ATGAGAAGAGTACTATTCTTACTCATCTTCTCATTATTGTTGTCTGGATGCAGTAACAATGATATTCATGAAACACCTTTGTTCTCCGATCGTGTTTACTTGAGCTTTGAAAACTTTGAAGTTCGGGATTATTTCATACCGGAAACAATCTATGTAATCGGACTTGGAGATTCACTAACACAAGGTGTAGGAGATGAATATAAAAGGGAAGGATATTATGGGCGTGTCACACTAGCCATGAATGATTGGAAAGGCGTTAAAAAAATTAACTCTTCCAATTTGGCAAAGCGCGGCAGACGAAGCGACCAACTTCTAGAACAGCTCGATGATCCGGAAATTCAAAAAAAAATAAAAAAAGCTGATGTCATCTATCTGACCATTGGCGGGAATGACATTATGAAAGTCGTGAAAAAGAATCTCTTTAAATTAGAGTCAGAGCAATTCTATTCTGAATTGGGGAAGTTTGAAAATCGACTCGACCAAGTTTTTAAAACAATTCGTGCATTGAACGGCGATACAGCAATATTTGTCGTAGGATTATATAATCCGTTCTCCATTATCACCGACGAAAAGAATGAATTTGAAACAATCATCGATGACTGGAATGAAGCGATTGAAATTCAAGTTGTTATGGATGGAAAAGCTTGTTTTACACCAGTGAATGACTTATTTGTCGGCAATGAAAACTTGGTCTACCATACCGATTTCTTTCATCCAAATGCAAAAGGATATGAATCGATGGCAAACCGCTTGATTGAAAAAATTGATGCTTGTGGTTTGGCGGATTTAACTGACGGGAAATTGGAGATGCAGAGGTGA